A genome region from Euphorbia lathyris chromosome 4, ddEupLath1.1, whole genome shotgun sequence includes the following:
- the LOC136225617 gene encoding tetraspanin-6-like, producing MYRFSNTLIGFLNLFTLLASIPIIGGGLWMARSSTTCESFLQTPLLVVGFVVLIISLAGFIGACFHVAWALWVYLVVMLFLIGTLMGLTIFGFVVTGEGAGGVVVPGRNYKEYRLQDYSPWLRQRLQNPEYWRTIRSCILGSKTCDKLATWTPLDYMDKYMSPIQSGCCKPPTACDYSMATLVAQDPDCYKWNNSPTLLCYECDSCKAGVLESVRSDWHKLSVLNIVMLVLLIGIYSIGCCAFRNTRRAETDYPYGQNRMTKVRPRWDYYWWRWFHDKRDQLY from the exons ATGTACAGATTCAGCAACACATTGATAGGTTTCTTAAACCTCTTCACTCTGTTAGCATCGATACCGATAATCGGGGGCGGGCTATGGATGGCAAGGAGCAGCACAACCTGTGAAAGTTTCTTGCAGACACCACTTCTAGTAGTTGGATTTGTAGTGTTAATAATATCACTAGCAGGTTTTATAGGAGCATGTTTTCATGTAGCATGGGCACTTTGGGTATACTTAGTAGTTATGTTGTTTCTTATTGGAACATTGATGGGGTTAACTATATTTGGATTTGTAGTAACAGGAGAAGGTGCTGGTGGAGTTGTAGTTCCAGGTAGGAATTATAAAGAGTATAGGCTTCAAGATTATTCACCTTGGTTGAGACAAAGACTTCAAAATCCAGAGTATTGGAGGACTATTAGAAGTTGTATTTTGGGTTCTAAAACTTGTGATAAACTTGCTACTTGGACTCCTCTTGATTATATGGATAAATATATGTCTCCTATTCAG TCTGGATGTTGCAAGCCACCAACAGCATGTGACTATAGTATGGCAACGTTAGTAGCACAAGATCCAGATTGCTATAAATGGAATAATTCACCAACATTACTATGTTATGAGTGTGATTCCTGTAAAGCTGGAGTTCTAGAAAGTGTGAGAAGTGACTGGCATAAGCTATCAGTGCTTAACATAGTGATGCTTGTGCTTCTTATTGGTATATATTCAATTGGATGTTGTGCTTTCAGAAATACCAGAAGAGCTGAAACTGATTACCCTTATGGTCAAAATAGAATGACCAAAGTTAGACCCAGATGGGATTATTATTG GTGGAGATGGTTTCATGACAAGAGAGATCAACTTTACTAG